ATGCTGTGGAAACCAGTGGGCAGCAACGGCTCATGGTGGTCGATATTGGTGGCGGAACTTGTGATGTCTGTGTCATTGATTTTGGCGGCGGCGTAAATGTAGCTGAGCGCTTGGCTTCAAGCCAGATTCTCGGAGTGGCAGGTTTGCCTGTGGCGGGCGATGCTTTGGATCATGAAATCACGCGGAACCGTATCTTTCCGCTTTTAGGCAGCCGCGCACGTTACGGTCCTTCTCACCTGCCGATGCCTCAGTATCTTTATAATCAAGTACTCGACTGGCAGAATATTTATAAATTAAATCGGGAAGAAATGATTAATTGGCTTCTTGCTGCCGAGGTCTTTTCAAATGATCCCAAAGGGCTGCGTGCATTACGCTGCCTCATCCAAAAGAACTACGGATATCTCATTGCGCGGGAAGTGGAAGCTGCCAAAAAGCGTTTGTCTGATGTGGAGAGCACCCAAATCACGATTTCCCAAGATGACATTCAGATTAATGACGTCTTGGCACAAAAAGAATTTTCCCATATCGTTGAACTTACGATTCAGGACATGCGCGGCTGCATTATTGAGGCGGAATCCAGGGCGGGGGTGAAGCCTTCCGATATTGATCTTGTGCTGACTACAGGGGGTACCTGTCAGGTTCCTGCGATTCGCGCCATGTTGGAGGATCGTTTCACTGCAGATCGTTTGCGCAGCCGCGACACCTTCACCAGCGTTGCTTCCGGGCTTGCTGTCGTGTCCCGTTATGTCTGATTGAAAGAACCCCGCGCGCGCGCAGCTTTCGCCGGGCGGGGTGGAACGCAAGTGCGCACATAGCGGCAGTGGAGCCCTTTACGCTATTCCGGCGCGAGAAAGCGTTTCTCGGGCAGGAAGAAGCGTTTTTTGAGTATTACTTCCGGCATACCGCCGGTGCAAACGACGGTGGCTGCGTCAAAGCCGTGGTCAGCGGTCATTGCGAAAGGTACTGCACAGGACAGGGAAATGCCGGCCGTGCGGATGGCGGTTACGCCGGACTCACTATCTTCAAAGCCAGCGACACGGTGAAAACGATCAGGCGGAATGCCTAGGGTATGGAGCGCAATGGAATATAAATCACGGTGGGGCTTCAATCGAATTTCACTGGAATCATCGGCCGTGATGCGTGCATCGTAAAAGGTTGCAGGATCTGCGAAGGTGTGGTGCAAGCTTTCGCGCAGCGCCTCCGATACTTCCCACTCTTTAATTTCGCGGCGTATAACCTGAAACACTTCTTTCAAGACAATCTTTGCTTCGGCGGCGATAGAGGAGGTGACCAATGCCAGTTTGACCGGATGCTTTTGAAAATAGCGGCCAAGAGGAAGGAGACAGGCTAATCCCCGTTGAATCTCAGTTGGATCGGTTGAAGCACTTTCAGGCAACAAGGCGCGGATTCTGTCGGAAAGCTTGCCTGTCTCTTCGCCAAGCAATCCTTTCATCATCGCTAAAGCAATCCCTATTCCGGGCATGGGTTTGATCAGCTCTTGGCTCGTCTCGTGATCGGCATCATTCTTATCAAACTGCTTCAGCAGCTCGTGGTAATGCTGATAGTAGATTTCAATGCCGATACGAACGAGGTCGGAAAGGGTATTCATGACCAGCCGCGGTTGCCAACGGGAGGTGAGCGTATCCAATAGCGTTTCTATTGTGGCATTATCGGAGTGTGTCATGGCATGACCGAGTTGCTGAAAATCTTCACAGGCGCTGAGTTCGCCCAGTCCTTGCGTAATCAGAGAGGTGCGTGTTTCTTCCGCACGAAGGGGGTCAATGCCGCAGCTGATGTTCCACGCGGCGGCACGTATAAAATGCCGGCAAAAACCTTCTGCAGAAATATCCCCGCCATAGGTAGTTACCAAGTATTTTACATGGAGGGTGGTGCTGTTTCCGATAATATGCGGATAATCACGCTCCGGCGATAGAATTGAAAAAGCGCCTACTTTCCCTTTCCCACACATACAGGAGACCATGGTTGCCAAGGACTCAATGCATAAGGCTTCTGTGGTTGTAGTGGTGCCGTCCATGTCCATGACCGCCGCTTCCATACCCTCTTCGAGGATAGTGGACGCCGGTGCGAGGGGACAGATTTCGTAAGGGGGAAAAACGTAGGGCGGATTTTTGAGTATGGTGAATGAGGCGGCAAGAGGCCGGAGCTGTTCCGCCGCTGTCGCCTCATTCATAATCTTAGGCATCTCATCCATGGCTTTTGGGAAAACGGTGGGATCGACAGGAGACGACACGATTAAAACAATCCCGCGTTTTTGCGTGCGCGCAGGCGCAGTGCGTTGAGTCGAATAAAGCCGGTGGCATCCATCTGTTCGTAGATTCCTTCATCTTCTTCAAAGGTTGCCACTTTCGCATCATAGAGCGTTTTTTCTGCACGGCGGCCGACGACGGTGCAATTGCCTTTGTAGAGGGCAATGCGCGCCGTACCGGTAACATTTTCTTGGCTTTTGTCTACGAAAGCAGTGAGCGCTTCCATTTCGGGGGAGAACCAGAATCCGTTGTAGATGAGCTGCGCAATTTTGGGGGAAAGTTGATCGCGCTGCAACATGACTTCACGATCCATGGTGATGGATTCGACGGCACGGTGTGCGGCATATAAAATAGTTCCGCCCGGTGTTTCATACACGCCCCGTGACTTCATGCCGACGAAGCGGTTTTCGACCATGTCAACCCTTCCGATTCCGTTGGCGCCGCCGAGCGCATTGAGTTTTTCGAGAAGGGCGACCGGGCCCAGACGTTGACCGTCAACCGCGACAGGAGTACCTTCTTCAAAATCAATTTCCACATAGGTGGGCGTATCGGGGGCGGCCATGGGGGAAACGCTGAGCAGGAACATATCTTCAGGCGGCTCGTTCCAAGGATCTTCAAGGACACCGCCTTCAAAAGAAATATGAAGGAGATTTCTGTCAGAAGAATAGGGTTTCGCCTTGGACACGGGCACAGGGATGCCATGCTTCTTCGCGTATTCAATCATCTTTTCCCGGCTGTTCAGGGTCCAGTTGGGATCACGCCAAGGGGCAAGTATGCGTACATTGGGTTCGAGCGCCAGATAGGTCAGTTCAAAACGAACTTGGTCGTTCCCTTTGCCGGTGGAACCGTGTGACACCGCGTCAGCGCCGGTTTCGCGCAAGACATCAATTTGCGCTTTCGCAATAATGGGGCGGGCTACGCTGGTACCGAGTAAATAACAGCCTTCATAAATGGCATTGGCACGGAGAGCAGGAAATACGAAGTCCTTAACAAAGGGCTCTCGTAAGTCGCCGACAATCGCTTGTGACGCGCCGGTTTCGATGGCTTTCTTGCGGGCAGGTTCTGTTTCTTCTCCTTGGCCCACATCGGCGATAAAAGCGATGATCTCCGCCTTATACGTTTCCTGTAACCATTTTAGGATAATGGATGTATCCAGACCGCCGGAATAAGCAAGTACAATTTTTTTAGTGGTGCTCATGAGGCATAATCCTTGTTTCGTAACTCGTGTTCTATATAGGAAGCGCTCGGACTATACATTTCCGCTGCGCAATAAGGTCGCCAATACCGCCTTTTGTGCGTGAAGCCGGTTCTCAGCCTGATCAAAACAAACGGAACTGGGTCCGTCGATAACGTCTTCTGTTACTTCGTGTCCCCGTTGCGCCGGGAGGCAGTGCATGAACAGCGCATCGGGCTTTGCCAACTGCATTAACGCGGCATTTACTTGGTAGGGCGCAAAAACTTTTTCCCGTATTGCCTCTTCTTGTTCTTGTCCCATACTGGTCCATACATCAGTATAGACTACATCCGCCTCTTTAAGTCCCTCTTCGGGATCATGGACAATTGCGATTTGTCCTTTCGCTTCTTTTGCGGCCCGTTCCATGATTTGGGGATCGCCCTCATAGCCTTCGGGGCATACCAAGGTTAGATTCAAAGGGATTCGTGACGCGAAATTTGCCCACGAATGAAATACGTTATTCCCGTCGCCTACAAAAGCCACTTTCAAAGAAGATAGATCGGTGCCTTTATGTTCGCGCAGCGTCTGCACGTCTGCCAGGATTTGGCAGGGATGCAATTTGTCGGTAAGGGCGTTAATTACAGGGATAGAAGCACATTGCGCCAATTGCTCTACATCTTCGTGACGGAAAGTGCGCGCCATGATACC
The genomic region above belongs to Candidatus Hydrogenedentota bacterium and contains:
- a CDS encoding Hsp70 family protein; this encodes MSSLYFGVDFGTTNSSVAVYDGNQIKALPLDPRNDLPTSLPSLLYISREGEQIVGRAAAESYIERNVDREVKTRMVDLDVIVPEYVGSEPDKSDTYNPGVMDIHVRRGVQARATVEVNLPGRLFQSLKSLLRQPMFKGTEVFDSHYQIEELVSLILKPMKGALDRYAGYDVDTAVFGRPVRFSENDDEDALAEERLRSAASLAGFKQVVFFYEPVAACIEYAVETSGQQRLMVVDIGGGTCDVCVIDFGGGVNVAERLASSQILGVAGLPVAGDALDHEITRNRIFPLLGSRARYGPSHLPMPQYLYNQVLDWQNIYKLNREEMINWLLAAEVFSNDPKGLRALRCLIQKNYGYLIAREVEAAKKRLSDVESTQITISQDDIQINDVLAQKEFSHIVELTIQDMRGCIIEAESRAGVKPSDIDLVLTTGGTCQVPAIRAMLEDRFTADRLRSRDTFTSVASGLAVVSRYV
- a CDS encoding HAD family phosphatase, translating into MSSPVDPTVFPKAMDEMPKIMNEATAAEQLRPLAASFTILKNPPYVFPPYEICPLAPASTILEEGMEAAVMDMDGTTTTTEALCIESLATMVSCMCGKGKVGAFSILSPERDYPHIIGNSTTLHVKYLVTTYGGDISAEGFCRHFIRAAAWNISCGIDPLRAEETRTSLITQGLGELSACEDFQQLGHAMTHSDNATIETLLDTLTSRWQPRLVMNTLSDLVRIGIEIYYQHYHELLKQFDKNDADHETSQELIKPMPGIGIALAMMKGLLGEETGKLSDRIRALLPESASTDPTEIQRGLACLLPLGRYFQKHPVKLALVTSSIAAEAKIVLKEVFQVIRREIKEWEVSEALRESLHHTFADPATFYDARITADDSSEIRLKPHRDLYSIALHTLGIPPDRFHRVAGFEDSESGVTAIRTAGISLSCAVPFAMTADHGFDAATVVCTGGMPEVILKKRFFLPEKRFLAPE
- a CDS encoding argininosuccinate synthase; the encoded protein is MSTTKKIVLAYSGGLDTSIILKWLQETYKAEIIAFIADVGQGEETEPARKKAIETGASQAIVGDLREPFVKDFVFPALRANAIYEGCYLLGTSVARPIIAKAQIDVLRETGADAVSHGSTGKGNDQVRFELTYLALEPNVRILAPWRDPNWTLNSREKMIEYAKKHGIPVPVSKAKPYSSDRNLLHISFEGGVLEDPWNEPPEDMFLLSVSPMAAPDTPTYVEIDFEEGTPVAVDGQRLGPVALLEKLNALGGANGIGRVDMVENRFVGMKSRGVYETPGGTILYAAHRAVESITMDREVMLQRDQLSPKIAQLIYNGFWFSPEMEALTAFVDKSQENVTGTARIALYKGNCTVVGRRAEKTLYDAKVATFEEDEGIYEQMDATGFIRLNALRLRARKNAGLF
- the argF gene encoding ornithine carbamoyltransferase is translated as MVKNFLSLADFSGPEILAFLELADELKKHQKEGRAHELLKGKTLALIFEKPSLRTRLTFQLGMFQLGGFSLLMDMRLGQRGSVPDVARNLERWVDGIMARTFRHEDVEQLAQCASIPVINALTDKLHPCQILADVQTLREHKGTDLSSLKVAFVGDGNNVFHSWANFASRIPLNLTLVCPEGYEGDPQIMERAAKEAKGQIAIVHDPEEGLKEADVVYTDVWTSMGQEQEEAIREKVFAPYQVNAALMQLAKPDALFMHCLPAQRGHEVTEDVIDGPSSVCFDQAENRLHAQKAVLATLLRSGNV